In the genome of Microcoleus vaginatus PCC 9802, the window TTCGTTCCAAAAAATGTGGCAACATTTCTTGAATTGTGTTAACGCAGCCCCAAAAATTGGTATTCATTAATTGCTGCCAGTCTTCGGAGGTAGTTTGTTCCATCGCCCCCGTGAGACAAATGCCAGCATTGTTAACTAAAACATCGATGTTGCCGCAGGTATCTAGGGCTTTTTGGACGATCGCGCGCACTTGGTTAATGTCGCCCACATCCCCCGGAATAGCTACAGCGGAAGTGCCTTCTCGCTGCACTTGAACCGCTGCTGCTGCCAATCTCTCTGGCTGGCGAGCTACCATAACTACATCGTAGCCTTTACTTGCAAATAAAATTGCTGTTGCTTTGCCACTTCCTTGAGAAGCGCCTGTAATCAAAACTGTAGGAGCCATAGATAGTTATAAATTGTAAGTGGGTAATTTGTTTGTTGCGATAGTGAAACTATAACAGAGGTCAGGTAATTTTAGACGCCCTATACATTTAGAAGTATTGAGTATAGGATTTTTTTGTGTTTCGCGAGCGGGCTTTTTTTAACGAACCGCGAAGGCGCGAAGGACACGAAGGAAGAGAGGAGAAGAGAAGAGAAAGAGTTCAGATTTGTGCAAAAATTTCTATGTATATCTTACTTTAGGTAGTTACCAATTACCAATTGTCGCAAAAATGAATGTTCCGAAACAAGCACCTAATTGGTCGATCGCTCTAGTGTTAATTATCGGGGTTTTAGCCGTCTCAACTTCCTCAATCTTAATTCGGCTGGCTAACTTGAAAGCAGGCGCCGGCGGCTTTGGTTTCAGTCTGGTACTTGCGGCTTCTCGCCTGACTTTATCTGCTTTAATTCTGCTTCCTGCTTGGCGGAAAATTCAGTGGAACGCCCTGCAACCGGGAGCTCGGCGCTATGCTGCTGCTGCGGGTTTGTGTCTCGCGCTGCACTTTGCGCTGTGGATTACCTCACTTTCTTATACTTCGATCGCCGCCTCGACTGCTCTTGTCACCACTAATCCTGTCTGGGTAGCGCTTTTGTCGCGCTTCTGGTTCGGTGAAAAACTCAGCAAAATGTCGATCGCGGGCATTACTATAGCTCTTGCTGGGGGAATGGCGATCGCCCTTGGAAGTGCGGGCGCAGCCGATGCTGGCAGCAGCCAACTGCTGGGCGATTTCCTGGCTCTGGCTGGTTCCTGGGCTGTCAGCTTGTATTTGCTGCTGGGCCGGGAAGCTCAGCGGCGGGGACTGGGAATTGGTGGCTATATCGCGATCGCCTATACTGTGGCTGCGATCGTCCTGCTGCCTCTCCCCTTCGCCTTCGGCACTACTTATACTAATTACCCAGACATTGTATATTTTTATATTTTGTTAACGGCCGCTTTGCCTCAGTTAGTAGGCCACACCATTTTGAACTGGGCCGTAGTGCAGATTTCCCCAACTCTGGTAACTCTTGCCATCTTGTTTGAACCGGTTGGGGCGAGTTGGTTTGGTTATTTGCTGTTTGGGGAAGTGCCCGCGCCGGCGGTACTCACAGGTGCTGCGGTGCTGCTGTTGGGGGTAGCAACCGCTACCTTCGGAGCAAAAAAAATCAGTGTCAACAGTTAAGAGTTAACCGTTTTCGACATTGCCACTACAGTTGCCGTGAGTCAGAATAAAACAAATTAGGGCTTAAAAACCCCAATAACTCATCAGTGAAATATCGATTCAAAACTATCAAAGGTCTGAGTAATGACTAATAATACTCGGCTGCCTTTAGGAGAATAAAATTATGCTGCCAGAACAACTACAGCGGATCATCGGCTACTTTCTCGAAGAAGCCACAGAACAGATCCAAGTTATCGAACAAGGCTTGCAAGATCTGCAAAATACCCTGCCAGCTCCCCCAAGAATACACCAGCTCATCCGAGCCTCGCACTCGATTAAAG includes:
- a CDS encoding DMT family transporter, coding for MNVPKQAPNWSIALVLIIGVLAVSTSSILIRLANLKAGAGGFGFSLVLAASRLTLSALILLPAWRKIQWNALQPGARRYAAAAGLCLALHFALWITSLSYTSIAASTALVTTNPVWVALLSRFWFGEKLSKMSIAGITIALAGGMAIALGSAGAADAGSSQLLGDFLALAGSWAVSLYLLLGREAQRRGLGIGGYIAIAYTVAAIVLLPLPFAFGTTYTNYPDIVYFYILLTAALPQLVGHTILNWAVVQISPTLVTLAILFEPVGASWFGYLLFGEVPAPAVLTGAAVLLLGVATATFGAKKISVNS